TTTAGTTTAAACTtgaaaaaataaaagagtttttgaagttgaagttgaaaatggTATTTGACAGCTGAAGTTGTGTTCGGAGTTCAGACACATTTAACTTGAAAAAGATTGAAGTTCGGTTGAGCGAAAAGATTTTTCGCTTGAAAAACTGGTTTTTTCAAACTTGAAAAACTCCTTCAAAGTCTATCCAAGAAATCATTCCAATGTATAACCAAACAATGTCTTGAAAacattttttgaagaaaaaatggACTTTTTTAATGTCCAAACGGGCCCTTAGTGCTTTGTTCACTTGCAGTATGCAATTACCAAACATAGGACTCCATGACTGATTGATGACATCCAAACAGACTGAGCCAGACCTGCAATAACAGACGAATCTTGTGAGTGATAGTGCGTTACCATTTTCCTCAAAGGTACTACATAGACTTGTGTTACAGAGGTTCAGCAAAGAGACTAAAAGAAGAAATGTAgccaacatatatataattatctaCCACAACATCCTACACGTGACTTAAAGTAAAAAGGTAATTGCTTAACCTAcaaaaagaatgtatgtataacTTACAGTTCATCAACATTAGGGTGGAATATTTTGTTGAGAAACCCAATGGAAGGAGACTTGTAAGGATAAGCATCTGGCAACTCGACCCTTACTTTCCAGACTCCGCCCTCATAAAGGCCTGTAACAATTTAGAAAGTTAGCAAAATACAGAAACAAAAGCATGCCAACCAACTAAATGTATCAGTCTGCATTATCTAACTATGTTGCTCAGACCCTTCAAGATACCTACCGCACCCGTGTCCCTCCGACACGATTTGGGTGTGGGTGTGAATTCTACAATGGATTTGGTCAACTTATCTTGGCTGCTTTGACTAAATCTATGACCGAGAAGTATAGATCGATTGGGTATTGGGATAGTTTTTTtatttgtcatatatatatatatatatatatatatatatatatatatatagttgtatAAAATATGAGAACGCTTTGCTAGTACACGATGTATCTTATGCACAAAATATTAGGTGTTTATAAGAAATTAAGTTGTACTGATTAGTTTTAGTTCAATAATTTTAATTAATCgaaatatattatatatgtcATAGACTCGAAATATACATTTATAGGCCATAACTCAGAACCCATATCCGCACTCGGATCCATACCCTCGAATTCTAAAATATATGTGATGAAGAATCTGACCTCTAAATCCGCACCTGAATCCGAGCGACATAGTTACCTAAGCAAATAGAATCATCTCCAATAGAAATACCATATAATAAGTAACATGCTGCTCTATGAGAAAAACAACTAGTGCAAGATTCTGATGGAAAGGTTACTTTTAAGAGACGGAGAGCAGAAAGGTGTTGATTGGTTATTCTTATGCTAAAATATAGAATGAGTGTTAAAAACGACATTTTGAGATAATTAAGAAACAAAACTGTAAGTATCACTGTTTATATAAAACTAATCCATGTAATCCAATTAAAATTGCTGCCCTCTCTTCAAAAACTAACTTTAAGAAGGTAAAAGCCAATGTAGGGGAAGATGAACCTTCAGAAAAGTCGAAATCAATAAAAGACAAAGCTAAACAAGTATCTTCATGACATTACTTTCTTTTGGGCCATGAAATTCCACGTTGAACTCCGTAATTCCATCATTAATTGTCTCCACCGTATAATCACTCATCATCCTATGAAATGAAAATGACAAAAAGAAACCTCATGGTGGTAAATCAAAACCTGCCATATGAACTTTCATATGTATTCATAAACATTGATCCATCAGATAAAATGATACACAGCTAAACTGTTTAGAATCAACAAAAATATATCAACGACAGCAAGAAAATCCTATTACGGATGTTCTTACAATTTCATAACATCCATATCTCTTCTTTTGCTTGGAGAAGACATTTTCAACTAACTATTTGGCCCTCAGAATCTGCAGAATGAAGGCAAGGATTCAACATACAACTTTGTAACAATAAGCAAGATGTGAAAAAAGAAACCAAACAAAGAAATCAGAATTACACGGCTGTTTTTGTAAGAGCGTAAAAAGAAAatggttacaacaacaacaaccacacgCCTTAATCCCAAGCAAAGTTGGGGTCAGCTACATGAATATTCATCGTCCATATTGCTTCAATTAAGTCCGTCTTAATCCAACATTGAAGAATTTAGTTTCTCTAGGACTAGAAGTTCTCTACATTTGCTACTGACAAAGATGACTCTGACAATACCAAAACACAATTAGCAGACATTGTACCTAACTAAATGTTCTAACATGTCAAAAACTTAATTCCAACTAATATATATCACCTAAAGAGATCTTTTTTCTTCATTGAGTCCTATTTTTCACTATGTTAGCATGAATTCCAACAGATTGCAGGTCTTTCAGACAACTTGCCTCACTGCGATTTTAGGTCTACCTTGCCCCTTGTAACACTTTCAAGTTTCAATTAAGTACCACAAGTTTCAAGGATGGCCATATGGGAAAATGTCTCAAAAAGCTCCCCATCGAAAGGGGCAACTGAGTCTCAAACTCATTCCCCCAATGAGTTTTAATACTTGATATACCGTCTCGATTGAGTTGCCCAACCCATCGTTTTACTTATTATGAGTACTAGTAATGTGTTGAAGCACGGTGATGTACTTCAAACACTTAAGAGTCAAAGATTCTTTCAATGTAGTTTTTTAACAAAGCGATAGCCTTGAAATTGAGTTATAGGTTTTGAGCGATCATTGATGTTCAGCAGAATTAGAATACAAGTTGGTACTACCATATCCAGCAATTACATGTCTGTGGTCATGTGGTGTTTAACAAACTAGAAAATGCTCTATAGCCTGCTTGCTAGGCCTGCAACTCATCATTGCCTCTTCATCAATAAACTAGTTAAGGGACGCGATTGTGTGTGCATAATTCACAGGAAAATCATATAAATGGGAAGTGTGGAATTAACGACAGGCCTTCGAATCTCTCATTCCTGATAGTAGGATAACTATAAATGGTATTATCGCCAGGGCTTCACAATCAAGTTACACTTACCACCTTACTATTGCATAATTTTTAGTGCATATTTCGATCAGAATATCCATTTTGACATGAAAAATGCAAGCCACATCTAAGACAACATTAGGATGAAATCTTCACAGCCATAATAAAGTTCAAAAAAGTAAAACTTAAGACACAGGACAAAAGTTTTTAGAAGTCTAAAAGTTCTCGTCTAGTGGTCGATGAAGAGGGTTAAGAACCACAAAGCCTCAGGTTCAAATCCTAGCGGAGGAAAAAAATACTAGGTTAAATACTAGGTGATTTCATCTTATATGTCCAAGCCTTGGTAGACATAGTTACTCGAAACTGCACTGGGTGctagtgggaggtagcaggtacctcGTGGATGGAGTTAGTTGAGGTGCTTGGCCCATACACCACGATTATGAAGTAAAATACTCATAAATTTGTACCCTACGGTGTGATCTAGTGATCAATGAGGTCGATTGATAACTATAATGTCCGAGGTTCAAATCCTAGCGTAGGCAAAAGCACTATGTGATTTGTTTCCTATCTATCCAAGTTCTGATACTGAATTAATCTTAATCGAGATGCACGCAAGCTGGTCAGGCCAGCACGGTTATTCACAAACTTGACTCCCTCAAAATACACAAATCCATTCCAAGAACCATTACACATAGACAATTGATTAATACTGAAAGAATCAAAGCATCTAAAACATTTTATCTAGTCTTGACAATGCACAATGGTGAACCAAATTGACATAAGATCAAATCTTTGACaaatataagcaaaaaaaaaaaaaaaaaaaaaaccaaccaaTCAAAGTAACAACAACCCCTCACAATCAAATTCATTTTATTGCTTCAAACATAAACAAGAAACAATTCACAACATCAATATCAAGATTTCATTAGACTAACCAGAATTTTATGTCCAAGAAAGTAGAAGATctgaatggaaaaaaaaaaaacacatcaacatatataagagaagaaaaaaaggacAATTTAAATAAAAGGGAAAGGTGTCCACATGTTGGCGTTGGTGAGAGTTACAGAATTGATTAAAGGGGCACGTGCAATGTACAAAAAGAATGACACAAAAAATTGATAGATAGTACTAACACATACGTGTCTTTTTGCTTTGCTTATtgtgttacttttttttttttttttttttttttacagtttgGTTTCTTGTTCAATCTCCATTTCTGTAACtgaaccaaaaaagaaaaagaaaaaaaaaaggtagacaCCATGTCAGTATATTGCCGTATTTGGCTCTTCTCCTCAACCTCAAATCTCTATGTATTATATTTCCCTATGTTTTATCACTTCCACTCCCACCACTAATAGTATTGTTTTGACggttacttaaattttattgcTCTGTATCATTAAATATATTGTTATGTAAGGATAGATTTGATATTACACCATTACCTTATTCTTTTCTCATTTTGTTGTTTTTTGTTATctaataattatattttatcatttattttatttttttcttcttataaTAACTCTACTCGTACCTAATTTTCTTgtaggtttatccttcaaattatCGATATGTGTAATTATATAACGACGAGAAATTATATAATCTATCGAAATGTGATATTCGTCAAAGCAATACGGTAAACAAACATGATAGATTAATAAAATTTAATATACACTCGGTGTAGGCAAAAGCGGATCTATAAGCTTTAGGTGTTCAAACTTTAAAGTTCTCAGCATTTAATCATTATATTTTTAAGGTTATTGGTTCATATCTATTATTTGTTGCAGTTGTTTGCAACAAATTTCGATATGTGGAAATAAATTacaaccacaaacaaaatatgaagaaactGAGATTTTATTGATGAACATTGCGGGTACAAGATCTGTTTattcccttgattcttctctcctaatatATCTCCGTAATTCGAGGgtcgttagtagcttatttctcgaacgtaggatgatttggatttggatatgtggactttcttgggatgtatttgatctccatgaaaggatattgtggatcttcttgaagtatttggTTGTCAAGAAATATCCGGCCACGTATTTACCTCTTTTtgaatacccatgagtttatgggatatCTGAGATGCCTCTTCAAGTGAATATGTGTCGTTTTATTGGCTTATTCTAGGGTTTAAGGTAGAGTAGTCTCCAAAAAAACTCTAATACATATTGGGCTCAACTTGTAGAGTCCCATAAAATTTCGATGTCTACAGCAGTATTAGCAAATTTTTACACAGTATACTCTTCAAAAGTACTAGGTTTAGATGAATCCTCTAAGTGATAACCGTAAGCTTCAACCTGCCCCTAGGTGTGCCATGATGGATGGTTAAGGCTTTTAGGTTCAAGCATTTAGAATAGAGAAACTCTTAAAAGAGAATATCAAGTTCTTCGCATTTTGCATCCTTAATCTATGCAACTTTTGTTTATTTGCaccccagttttttttttttttttttaaagagttaaTATCTAAAAACTCTTAAAAATTATTCACGTTTTGTCAATTTAATACTTAGCCTATGGGGTGCTAATGTTATCTCATGGATTGTAATATCATCTATCTAAACTCCTTGCAATGCCAAGTGGCATTGAGAGCGGCCTCACACCCGTTAAAGTGTGTGGCAATTAAAAAATAGGCCAACAAAgcatttatgtggcacttttcatTTTATATGATAATAAACGTAAAAGTTTTAAAGATAAAAGCAACCTACAAAAACCTAATTTTCATTAGTGACATAGCACCAAATATGATCTTGGAAAATTCACCATGCTTAGATCTACAAATATGATAACCATGTTATTTAAGAAAGCAAGTACCACGCAAATAATAGTGCAGGATTTAGTGAGTAGTGGTTATTTACCTTTGCATATTTTAAGAAAGAAGTTTAAGATCTTTCAGAAAGCACATAAACTAGAATCTTCTTGCTCGTT
The sequence above is a segment of the Lycium barbarum isolate Lr01 chromosome 6, ASM1917538v2, whole genome shotgun sequence genome. Coding sequences within it:
- the LOC132600657 gene encoding ubiquitin-conjugating enzyme E2-23 kDa-like; translation: MSSPSKRRDMDVMKLMMSDYTVETINDGITEFNVEFHGPKESLYEGGVWKVRVELPDAYPYKSPSIGFLNKIFHPNVDELSGSVCLDVINQSWSPMFDLLNVFEVFLPQLLLYPNPSDPLNGDAASLMMKDKNQYEQKVKEYCERYAKKENVVGTPKDESDDGISEEEYSGRSDSDDEVVGHADP